The following proteins come from a genomic window of Lemur catta isolate mLemCat1 chromosome 4, mLemCat1.pri, whole genome shotgun sequence:
- the ARID5A gene encoding AT-rich interactive domain-containing protein 5A isoform X1, whose protein sequence is MAPPVKGKRKQSEEGDPLDPPTSPKPDGEQSRSQSPIQLEDSPEAGGEREEEQEREEEQAFLVSLYKFMKERHTPIERVPHLGFKQINLWKIYKAVEKLGAYELVTGRRLWKNVYDELGGSPGSTSAATCTRRHYERLVLPYVRHLKGEDDKPLPPAKPRKQYKMAKEQRADDGATEKPKKTKEERRVDQMMPGKTKTDVMDPAPLPSQEPPRDSTERLGPTSGPSLPFAGANSCPEAYKRLLSSFYCKGTHGIMSPLAKKKLLAQVSKAEALQCQEEGCRHGAGGPDREPQASPAVRPPESPQSPGRLAENSRHRLTPQEGLQAPGSSLREEAQAGPCPSAPIFTGCFHAYPTEVLKPVSQHPRDFFSSFKDGVLLGPPSKEEGLSVKEPQLVWGGDANRPSAFHKGGSRKGSLYPKPKACWVSPMAKAPAKSPVPPPAFPSSPGLCSKRSLEEEGFAHSGKKLRAVSPFLKEVDAKECGAKPTGPGLAVSCLLGPAPPEAYRGTMLRCPLNFDSTPDPLKGQATLPFSPLVIPAFPAHFLATTGPSPMATGLMHLPPASFDSALRHRLCPAASAWHTPPVTTYAAPHFFHLNTKL, encoded by the exons GACTCCCCCGAGGCAGGCGGGGAgcgggaggaggagcaggagcggGAGGAGGAGCAGGCCTTCCTGGTCAGCCTCTACAAGTTCATGAAGGAGCGACACACGCCCATCGAGAGGGTGCCCCATCTCGGCTTCAAGCAGA TTAACCTGTGGAAGATCTACAAGGCAGTGGAGAAGCTGGGGGCCTATGAGCTG GTGACCGGCCGCCGCCTCTGGAAGAACGTGTACGACGAGCTGGGGGGCAGCCCCGGCAGCACCAGTGCGGCCACCTGCACGCGCCGCCACTATGAGAG gcTGGTCCTCCCATATGTGCGGCACCTGAAAGGGGAGGATGACAAGCCGCTGCCCCCCGCCAAGCCCAGGAAACAATACAAGATGGCCAAGGAGCAGCGGGCAGATGACGGGGCCACTGAGAAGCCAAAGAAGACCAAGGAGGAGCGGCGGGTGGACCAG ATGATGCCAGGAAAGACCAAAACAGATGTCATGGACCCAGCACCACTGCCCAGCCAGGAGCCCCCCAGGGACAGCACAGAACGGCTGGGCCCGACTTCTGGGCCCTCTCTGCCCTTCGCGGGTGCCAACAGCTGCCCTGAGGCCTATAAGCGGCTCCTGTCCAGCTTCTACTGTAAAGGGACACATGGCATCATGTCACCACTGGCCAAAAAGAAGCTCCTGGCCCAGGTGAGCAAGGCAGAGGCCTTGCAGTGCCAGGAAGAAGGCTGTCGCCATGGGGCGGGTGGCCCCGACAGGGAGCCCCAGGCGTCCCCAGCTGTTCGTCCCCCAGAGAgtccccagagcccaggaagGCTGGCTGAGAATTCCAGGCACCGGCTGACCCCTCAGGAGGGGTTGCAGGCCCCTGGCAGCAGCCTCAGGGAGGAGGCTCAGGCGGGCCCCTGCCCCTCGGCCCCCATCTTCACAGGCTGTTTCCACGCCTACCCCACCGAGGTGCTGAAGCCTGTCAGCCAGCACCCCCGGGACTTCTTCTCCAGCTTTAAAGATGGGGTGCTCTTGGGGCCTCCCAGCAAAGAGGAGGGACTGTCCGTCAAAGAGCCCCAGCTGGTGTGGGGCGGGGATGCCAACCGCCCCTCTGCATTCCACAAAGGCGGCTCCAGGAAGGGCAGCCTCTACCCCAAGCCCAAAGCCTGCTGGGTGTCCCCCATGGCCAAAGCCCCAGCCAAGAGCCCCGTGCCCCCGCCCGCCTTCCCCAGCAGCCCAGGCCTCTGCAGCAAGCGCAGCCTGGAGGAAGAGGGCTTTGCCCACAGTGGCAAAAAACTGCGGGCAGTGTCTCCCTTTCTTAAGGAGGTGGATGCCAAGGAGTGTGGGGCCAAACCCACAGGGCCCGGCCTGGCTGTCTCCTGCCTGCTGGGCCCAGCCCCCCCTGAGGCCTACAGGGGCACCATGCTGCGCTGCCCGCTGAACTTCGACAGCACCCCGGACCCCTTAAAGGGCCAGGCCACGCTCCCCTTCAGCCCCCTGGTCATCCCAGCCTTCCCAGCCCACTTCCTGGCCACTACAGGCCCCTCACCCATGGCCACTGGGCTGATGCACCTGCCCCCTGCATCCTTCGACAGTGCCCTCCGCCACAGACTTTGCCCGGCTGCATCTGCCTGGCACACACCACCGGTCACAACCTATGCTGCGCCCCACTTCTTCCATCTCAACACCAAGCTGTAG
- the ARID5A gene encoding AT-rich interactive domain-containing protein 5A isoform X2 → MAKEQRADDGATEKPKKTKEERRVDQMMPGKTKTDVMDPAPLPSQEPPRDSTERLGPTSGPSLPFAGANSCPEAYKRLLSSFYCKGTHGIMSPLAKKKLLAQVSKAEALQCQEEGCRHGAGGPDREPQASPAVRPPESPQSPGRLAENSRHRLTPQEGLQAPGSSLREEAQAGPCPSAPIFTGCFHAYPTEVLKPVSQHPRDFFSSFKDGVLLGPPSKEEGLSVKEPQLVWGGDANRPSAFHKGGSRKGSLYPKPKACWVSPMAKAPAKSPVPPPAFPSSPGLCSKRSLEEEGFAHSGKKLRAVSPFLKEVDAKECGAKPTGPGLAVSCLLGPAPPEAYRGTMLRCPLNFDSTPDPLKGQATLPFSPLVIPAFPAHFLATTGPSPMATGLMHLPPASFDSALRHRLCPAASAWHTPPVTTYAAPHFFHLNTKL, encoded by the exons ATGGCCAAGGAGCAGCGGGCAGATGACGGGGCCACTGAGAAGCCAAAGAAGACCAAGGAGGAGCGGCGGGTGGACCAG ATGATGCCAGGAAAGACCAAAACAGATGTCATGGACCCAGCACCACTGCCCAGCCAGGAGCCCCCCAGGGACAGCACAGAACGGCTGGGCCCGACTTCTGGGCCCTCTCTGCCCTTCGCGGGTGCCAACAGCTGCCCTGAGGCCTATAAGCGGCTCCTGTCCAGCTTCTACTGTAAAGGGACACATGGCATCATGTCACCACTGGCCAAAAAGAAGCTCCTGGCCCAGGTGAGCAAGGCAGAGGCCTTGCAGTGCCAGGAAGAAGGCTGTCGCCATGGGGCGGGTGGCCCCGACAGGGAGCCCCAGGCGTCCCCAGCTGTTCGTCCCCCAGAGAgtccccagagcccaggaagGCTGGCTGAGAATTCCAGGCACCGGCTGACCCCTCAGGAGGGGTTGCAGGCCCCTGGCAGCAGCCTCAGGGAGGAGGCTCAGGCGGGCCCCTGCCCCTCGGCCCCCATCTTCACAGGCTGTTTCCACGCCTACCCCACCGAGGTGCTGAAGCCTGTCAGCCAGCACCCCCGGGACTTCTTCTCCAGCTTTAAAGATGGGGTGCTCTTGGGGCCTCCCAGCAAAGAGGAGGGACTGTCCGTCAAAGAGCCCCAGCTGGTGTGGGGCGGGGATGCCAACCGCCCCTCTGCATTCCACAAAGGCGGCTCCAGGAAGGGCAGCCTCTACCCCAAGCCCAAAGCCTGCTGGGTGTCCCCCATGGCCAAAGCCCCAGCCAAGAGCCCCGTGCCCCCGCCCGCCTTCCCCAGCAGCCCAGGCCTCTGCAGCAAGCGCAGCCTGGAGGAAGAGGGCTTTGCCCACAGTGGCAAAAAACTGCGGGCAGTGTCTCCCTTTCTTAAGGAGGTGGATGCCAAGGAGTGTGGGGCCAAACCCACAGGGCCCGGCCTGGCTGTCTCCTGCCTGCTGGGCCCAGCCCCCCCTGAGGCCTACAGGGGCACCATGCTGCGCTGCCCGCTGAACTTCGACAGCACCCCGGACCCCTTAAAGGGCCAGGCCACGCTCCCCTTCAGCCCCCTGGTCATCCCAGCCTTCCCAGCCCACTTCCTGGCCACTACAGGCCCCTCACCCATGGCCACTGGGCTGATGCACCTGCCCCCTGCATCCTTCGACAGTGCCCTCCGCCACAGACTTTGCCCGGCTGCATCTGCCTGGCACACACCACCGGTCACAACCTATGCTGCGCCCCACTTCTTCCATCTCAACACCAAGCTGTAG